AGCAGCCGATCAGCCGCTCGGCGCACTGGGTCGCGATCAGCCGCCCGGTGGTGGTCGAGCCGGTGAAGCAGACGTAGTCGGCCCGCTGGATGATCGAGGTGCCGACCTTCGAGCCCGGGCCGGCGACGACCTGCCACAGGTCGCGCGGGAAGCCCGCCTCCTCGAGGAGCTCGGCCCCGAGCAGCGCCGAGAGCATGGTCTGCGCGTCGGGCTTGGCGACGACGGCGTTGCCCGCGAGGAGGGCCGGCAGCCCGTCGCACAGCGCCATCGTGAAGGGGTAGTTCCACGGCGAGATGATGCCGACGACGCCCTTGGGGAGCCGGTTGACCTCGACCCGGGTCAGGCCCGGCACGACGCCGAGCTTGCGCCGGGTGTCGAGGTGCTCGTGGGCGGTGCGCGCGTAGTAGCGGGCCGTGAGGGCGACGTGGAGCGGCTCGTCGAAGGCGTGCTTGCGGGCCTTGCCGGACTCCCAGCAGATCAGGTCGATGATCTCGTCCTGGCGGTCCAGGATCAGGTCGTGCAGACGCAGCAGTGCGGCCGCACGCTCGTCGATGCTGCGCCTGGCCCACTCCTGCTGGGCGCGCCGGGCCCGCTCGAAGGCCCGCGCCACGTCGTCGTCGCTCGACTGCGGGACGTGGGCGAGCGGCTGGCCGCCGAGCGGCGAGTGGAGCGGGGCGGTCTCCCGGGTGGTCGAGACGATCCGGTCGGTGAGCCGGCGGACGTAGCCGGGCTCCAGCCCGTACGACGCCGTCGGGTCGTGCTCGGGGTCGGCCGGGCCGTCGGTCAGCGGCCCGCCCTCGGGGTGCTGGGAGCTCATGCTCTGGGAGCGTATGTGACGCCCATCTCCCCTGCTACCCCTCGGTAGCCGACTGAGACGCTTGACACATTCCGTGGATCTGTCAAGCGTCGCCGCCGCGACAGCGCTCCCGGGGAACTCGAGACGGCCGTTCGGCGACCGGGCTCAGACGATGTCGGGCGCGCGGACCCGCGCCTCGTCGGCCTCCTGGTCGGTCGGCATCTGCTGCGACTGCCGCTCGGCCTCGACGCGGCGCAGGTAGTGGTCGACCTCCTCCTCCGTCCGCGCCGCGTCCCAGCCGAGCTCGCCGGCCATCAGCTCGGCCGCGGGCCGGGCGGCCGCGGTGCCGCGGTCGAACGCCTCGATCGACATCCGCGTACGCCGGGTGAGCACGTCGTCGAGGTGGCGGGCGCCCTCGTGGGTGACCGCGTAGACGACCTCGGCGGCCAGGTAGACCTCGGTGCCGGCGAGCGGCTCGCCCAGCTCGGGTCGCAGCCGGATCAGCTCCAGCACCTCGTCGATCAGGCCGCCGAAGCGACCCAGCAGGTGGTCGACCTGCGCGAGGGCCAGCCCCGAGCGCCGGGAGAGCATCACCCGCTGGTTGGTCCTCGCCTCGAAGCCGGCCGCGCCTGCGAGCGGCACCCGGTCGGTGATGCAGGTCCTGACCGGCGCCTGGGTGTCCTCGAGCTGGTCGACGACGGCGTCGATCGCGTCGCGGGCCATCACCCGCCAGGTGGTGAGCTTGCCCCCGGCGATGAGCACGAGGCCCGGTGCCGGCTCGGTCACGGTGTGCTCCCGGGAGATCCGCGAGGTCGGTTCCGACTCCCCGGACAGCAGCGGCCGGAGGCCGGCGTACACGCCCTCGACGTCGTCGTGGTCGAGCGGGTCGCGCAGCACGGTGTTGACGTGGCCGAGGAGGTAGTCGATGTCGGCGCGGCTCGCGGCGGGGTGAGCCTTGTCGAGGTCCCAGGCGGTGTCGGTGGTGCCGATGATCCAGTGGTCGCCCCACGGGATGACGAAGAGCACGGACGTCTCGGTCCGGGTGATCAGGCCGCACTCGGACCGGATCCGGTCGCGCGGGACGACGAGGTGGATGCCCTTGGAGGCGCGGACGTGCAGCTGCCCCGCGGCGGCCAGCTCCTGGATCTCGTCGGTCCACACGCCCGCCGCGTTGATGACGACCCGCGCCCGGACCTCGAGGTCCTGCCCGGTCTCGAGGTCGGTCGCCCGTACCCCGACCACCCGCTCCCCCTCGCGCAGGAAGCCGGTGACCCGGACCCGGGTCGCGACGTGGGCGCCGTACGACGCGGCGGTCCGTGCGATGGTCACGACCAGTCGGGCGTCGTCGACCTGGCAGTCGTAGTAGCGGATCGCCCCGGTCAGCTCATCGGTGCGCAGGTCGGGGGCGATCCGGGCGACCTGCCTGCGGAAGAGGTGCCGGTGGCGCGGCACGCCCATGTCGTACTTGCCGAAGGTCGCCATCGCGTCGTAGAGCGCGAGCCCGGCACCGACGTAGGGGCGCTCGCGCGTGCGGTGCAGCGGATAGAGGAACGGGACCGGGCGGACCAGGTGGGGGGCCAGCCGGGTCAGCTGCAGCCCGCGCTCCTGCAGCGCCTCACGGACCAGGCCGAAGTCGAGCATCTCGAGGTAGCGCAGCCCGCCGTGGAGCAGCTTGGAGCTGCGGCTGCTGGTGCCGGAGGCGAGGTCGCGCTGCTCGAGGACGCCCACGGAGAGGCCGCGCGTCGCGGCGTCGTTGGCGACACCGGCGCCGGTGATCCCGCCACCCACGACGAGCACGTCGAGCGGCTGGTCGGCGGTCGTCGCCGCCATCGCGACGAGCGCGTCCGCGCGGGCAGCCGGGCTGAGCGCGCTGGTCATGCCGCCCAGTGTGTCAGGCGCCCGGAGCCCGCTCGTCGGGGCGGACGAGCACCCGGCGGGCACGGCCCGCGACCGTCCGCGCCCGCTGCACGGCCAGCAGCGAGGCGGCCCGGACCGAGGCCGGGGACGGCACCGCGTCACCCACCGGCAGCCGGGTCGTGGTCCACGCCGCGTCGCCCGACCGGCTGGTCTCCGGCGCCGAGCCGTCGCCCTCGAGCGCCTGCCGGATCGCCTCCTCGGCGTCGAGGAGCGGCAGGCCGTCGGCCGGCACCCAGGTCCGGTCAGGACGGCAGACCATGTCGTCGCGCAGGCTGCGCGCGAGCGCGAGGGCGGTCCGCGGCGGGGCCGAGGAGAGCGCGGCCATGCCCAGCCCGACGACCCTGCTCGGCGCGGCAGGCACGGGGACGCGCACCCGCAGCAGGCCCGCGACCCGGCTGAAGGTGCCGAGCAGCTCGGGATAGCTGAGGACGTCGGGCCCGCCGACGTCGAGGTTGCCGGTCGCGGAGTCGTCGCCCAGCGCCTCCACCAGGGCACGGACGACGTCGCGGACGGCCACCGGCTGGACCCGGCGCCGCATCCAGACCGGCACCGGCTGCACGAGCAGCAGCGTCGCGAGCTGGCGGATGATCTCGAAGGACGTCGAGCCGGCGCCGAGGACCACCCCCGCCCGCAGGGTCAGCGTCGGGCAGTCCGAGGCCGCGAGGATCGTCTCGACCTCGTGCCGCGAGGCGAGGTGGGGGACAGGTCGTGAGCGGACCGCTCGGGCAGCAGCCCGGAGAGGTAGACGAGGCGACGTACGCCGGAGCGGCGCACGCCCTCGGCGACCGTGGCGGCCGCGACCCGGTCGCGCTCGTCGAAGCGCGGGCCGTCCAGGGAGTGCACGAGGTAGCACAGGGCGTCGACGCCCTCCAGCGCCGCGGCGACCTGGTCGGCGTCGGTGGCGTCGCAGCGGCGCCACTCGACCTCGCTCCCCCAGTCGTACGCCGCCGGCTGCGGCGGTCGCGAGGACGAGGCGATCACCTGGTGACCGGCCGCGAGCAGGGCCGGCACGAGTCGCGATCCGACGTAGCCGGTGGCGCCGAGCACCAGCACCCGCCGGGGGTCGGGCTCCGGGGCGGTCATCGCGCCCCCGGGTCCCGGGTGCCGAGCTCGCGCAGCATGTTGGCGGCGAAGCGGTTGCCCATCTGGTTGAGCACCTGGCGCATGGCGGTCTCGACCGCCCGCCGCGCCAGCCCCGGGATCGGGAGCTCGGCGCTGACGGTGAGCTCGATCTCGAGCCGGGTCCCGTCGGCCACCGGCTCGAGGAGGTAGTGGCCCTCGGCCCCCGCCCGGCCACGGTCGCCGCCGAGCGGGCCGTGGGTGAAGTCGATCCGGGTCTGCGGCGTGAAGGTCATCTCCTCGACCATCGTGAGGTCGAGACGGTGCCCGGGCAGCGGCACGCGCTGCAGGCACCAGACCCACCGACCCCGGTCGTCGACGTCGATCGAGGCCACCATCGGTGTCATCCGGGCCACGGCGGCGGGGTCGGCCAGCAGCCCCCAGACCGCGTCGACGGGATGGGGGACGTCCGCGACGTCGCGCCGCGTGCTCGTGAAGGTGGCCACTACTGGACGACGACCTCGACCCGCTGGAACTCCTTGAGCTCGGTGTAGCCCGTGGTCGCCAGCGAGCGGCGCAGCGCGCCGATCAGGTTCATCGTGCCGTCGGCCACGCGCGAGGGGCCGAAGAGGATCTCCTCCAGCGTCCCGACCGGCGCGAACTCCACGCGCTCGCCGCGCGGGAGCTGGGGATGGTGCGCCTCCCCGCCCCAGTGGAAGCCGCGGCCCGGGGCGTCGGTGGCCCGGGCGAAGGGCGAGCCGACCATCACCGCGTCGGCGCCGCAGGCGACCGCCTTGGCGATGTCGCCGGAGCGGCCGATCGAGCCGTCGGCGATGACGTGGACGTAACGGCCGCCCGACTCGTCCATGTAGTCGCGGCGGGCAGCCGCCACGTCGGCGACGGCACTCGCCATCGGGACGGAGAGCCCGAGCACCGTGCGCGTCGTGTGGGCGGCGCCGCCGCCGAAGCCGACCAGCACCCCCGCCGCGCCGGTGCGCATCAGGTGCAGGGCCGCCTGGTAGGTGGCGCAGCCACCGACCACGACCGGGACGTCGAGCTCGTAGATGAACTCCTTGAGGTTGAGCGGCTCGGCCTGGCTCGACACGTGCTCGGCGCTGACGGTGGTCCCGCGGATGACGAACATGTCGACCCCCGCGTCGACGACCGTCTTCGCGTACTCCTTGGTCCGCTGCGGCGAGAGGGAGCCGGCGACCGTGACACCCGCGTCGCGGATCTCGTTGAGCCGGGCCGTGATCAGCTCCGGCTTGATCGGCTCGGCGTAGATCTCCTGCATCCGGTACGTCGCGTCGGCGCCCTGCAGCCCGGCGACCTCCTCGAGCAGGTCGTTCGGGTCCTCGTAGCGCGTCCAGAGCCCCTCGAGGTTGAGCACCCCGAGCCCGCCCATCCGCCCGAAGGCGATCGCGGTGGCCGGCGACATCACCGAGTCCATCGGGGCGGCGAGCACCGGCAGCTCGAAGCGGTAGGCGTCGATCTGCCAAGCCACGCTGACCTCCTCCGGGTCACGCGTGCGCCGGGACGGCACGATCGCGATGTCGTCGAAGGAGTACGCGCGGCGGCCGCGCTTGGCACGGCCGATCTCGATCTCGCTCACGTCCCGCAGTCTGTCATGCGGCCCCTCCGCCGGACGCGGCGACGGCCGCACCCCGCCGGGGGTGCGGCCGTCGTCGGCGTACGTACGTCAGCGTCCCGAGTAGGCCCAGGCCGCGACGTTGAGGGTGTCCTCCAGCCCGGTGAATCCCTCCACCGGTGAGTAGACGTCGGTGACGAAACGGATGTTCTCGTCGTCGGCGGTGCCGCCGATGCCGTCAGGCCCGACCCCGTAGAGGTTCTCGGCGAAGTTCTCGCCGCCCGAGTCCATCATGTTGTGCACGTCGTTGGCGTTGTCGGTGTGGTAGCTGCCGATCGTGTGCCCGACCTCGTGGCCGGTCACGTTGCCCACGGCCGCCGACACGAACGCGACCCGGTCGCTCGAGGCGTCCATGAACGTGTTGAGCGAGGAGACCGGACCGGCCGGCTCGCTGAGCACGTCGAGCAGCACGATCGCCTCGTCCTGGTGGCCGAAGTTGCCCGGGTCGATGTACTGGGCGACCCCGATCGTGGGCAGCCCGGTCTGGTCGATCGTCCCGGCGATGTAGATCCGCGACACGTTCTCCTCGCCGATCAGGTCCCGGTTGCCCCGGGCGTTGACGACCTCGACGTTGACGTCGGGGTTGAGCCCACCTCGCTGGACCTCGCGCTGCAGGTTGGCCCGCACCTGCGCCAGGACCCGCTTCTCCACCTGACGGGCCTGCGACCGCGGGATGTCCCACAGCGGCAGGAAGGCGGCGAACGGCGAGACCTCGCGGACACCGGGGCCGCCCCAGGTGCCGGTGTTGACCCGCCCGGGGGCGAAGTCCAGCAGCACCGTCTGCGTACGTCGGCTGCGGTCCACCTCGGCACCGGGTCGGTAGGCCTCCACCACGACGTCGTAGTCGCCGGTGCCCCCGGAGACCTCGACGGCGTACCAGCCCGCCTCCTCGGCGACGTAGGCGACGGTGGTGTTGCCCCCGCCTGGCAGCGGCGACGTGGGCGGGTAGAGCGACGAGGCGTCGGTGTTGGTCCCTCCGACGCGGTCCTCGCCGCTGGGCGTGGTCACGGCGAGCGTCTGTGCCGAGCCGTTGCCGACCGCACCGACGGTGTCGCCGGGGCGCAGCCGCACGGAGTAGAAGTCGCGGTCGAGCTGCTGCACCGAGATGTCGAGGACGTAGCCGCCCTCGTCCGCCCCGCCGTTGCCGCTGCCCGAGTCGAACGGGTCGTTGGGGAGCGGGCCGAAGAAGTCGTAGCCCGCGACGAGCACGTAGTAGGTGCCGGGCTCCTCCGGGGTATAGGTCAGCTCGCTCGCGAGCGTGCCTGCGGAGTCGTCGACGGCGGCGAGCGGCGCGCCCTCGGCGTCGTAGACGGCGAGGACCGTGTCGGTCCCGGCGGGGCTGCCGATCGTCGAGGCGATGATCGACTGCCCGTCAGCCACGTCCATCGCGAAGAACTCGAAGTCGTTGGTCCCGTCGCCGGCGCTCCCGTGGGGGCCGTCGCCGAGGGTCGCCGCGGTCTCGACCGCGCCCGTGCCCTCGATCCCGGTGTCGGTCGCGAGCGGGATCGACCCGTTGTCCTCGACCACCTCGATCTCGTCCGGAGCGGGGCCGGTCAGGTCGGCGAGCTCGCCGAGCACCCGGACCCGGTGGTTGCGCGACCGCGTCGTGCCGAACTCGGGGATCGGCTCCGCGTCCTGCCAGGTGTCGTTGGACCCGGCGGTGCCCGCGGGCTCCTCCTCGTCGTGGACGAACGGCGGCGCCAGCGCCTCACCGGTCATCGCGCGGGTGGCCGCCCGACGGTTCGCCCGGAGCGCACCCGAGTCCGCGCGGCGCTCTCCGGCCGCACGCATCCGCTTGTTCCAGGTGAAGTAGTCGGCGTCGCCGAGCGACGGCAGGTTGGCGAGGTACGGGTTGAGTCCCACGCCCTTCCCGGCCCCCGCCGACCCCTTCGGCGCGACCTGCAGCCCGGCGTCGAGGGCCTCGCGCTGCGCGGGCGAGAGCCGGTCGCGGTCCGGTGCCGCTGTCGAGGTGGTGGTGATGGTGAGTCCGGCGACGACCGCGAGGCCGAGAGCGCCGGTGAGTGCCCTTCGCATGATGTGGAGGTCCCTCCCCCGTGGAGTACGGACGGACCGTGACACGCCGGTTCGTACTCCCGAGGCAGCCAGGGCCCGGTCCCTGACCTTGTCAACGTAGGCCCCCGGACCGGCGCCGTCCAGAGGTAGGCAGGGTGGGTACGGGGCGGGGCGGCGGCACCGGCCTCCCCCGTGGGACCGGCGCCGCCGGGAGACCTCGAGGGCCCCCTCGCCAAGACGGACGACGTCGTCACGCCGTCACCGCGTTCCATCGGCCGCGGATCCCCACGATCGCGCGGCTTCACGGTGTCCGTCATTTGGCTACATGCAAACTGTAGCCAATATCGGCAAACGACGGAACCGCATCCGACCAGCGGTCGGTCAGGCTCCCGGGTCCGGAGCCACCGCGGCGAGCAGCGACCGCCGCAGCCAGCGTGCGTAGTGCTCGCTGCTCCAGCCCCGCTGGTGGACGAGCGCGAGGTAGGCCTCCGCCCGGGTGAGCACGTAGACCTCGTCGACGGCGTCGTCGCGCACCGGCCCGGTCGCGAGCAGGCGTACGACGTCCTCGGCCGTCTGTGCGTGGCGCTGCTCGGCCCCGACCATGAGGGCGCGCAGCTCATCGTCCTGGTCCGCGCCGAAGGACAGTACCGGCACCAGGGGCGCCATGCCCGCGAGCGTCTCGCACGCGAACGCGACGATGCGGTCGAGCCTGGCCGCCACGTCCGGCTCGTCGTCGAGGTGGAGGGCTGCCAGGGCCGTGGGGAGGGTGCCGCCGTGGCCGAGGCTGGCGTGACGGAACGCCGCCATGAACAGGCCGGCCTTCCCCCCGAAGGCCCCCGACACGAGCTCGGGCGAGACCCCGGCCGCCTCGGCGACGCCCGCGATCGTGGTGGCCGACCATCCCTGCCGGGTGAACAGGTCGGCGGCGACGCCCGCGATCCGCCAGCGCCGCTCCTCGGCCGCGGCGCGACGCCCGGTCGTGTCGTAGCGCCGCTTGGTGGTCATCGACCGGTGTAGTTCGGCGCCTCGACCGTCATCTGGACGCCGTGAGGGTGGCTCTCGGTGAGCGAGGCCGAGGTGATCCGGACGAACCGACCCTTCTCCTGCAGCTCAGGGATGGTGCGCGCGCCGACGTAGAACATCGACTGGGTGAGCCCGCCGATCAGCTGGTGGGCGACCGCCGAGAGCGGGCCGCGGTAGGCGACCTGACCCTCGATGCCCTCGGGCACGATCTGGTCGTCGCTGGTGACCTCGGCCTGGAAGTAGCGGTCCTTGGAGTACGACTTCTTGCCGCGGCTGCTCATCGCGCCGAGCGAGCCCATGCCGCGGTAGGACTTGTACTGCTTGCCGTTGACGAAGACCAGGTCGCCGGGCGACTCCTCGCAGCCGGCCAGCAGCGAGCCCACCATGACCGCGTCGGCACCGGCCACGATCGCCTTCGCGATCTCGCCGGAGTGCTTCATGCCGCCGTCGGCGATGACGGGTACGCCGGCGGCGCGGGCTGCCAGGGACGCCTCGTAGACGGCGGTGACCTGGGGCACGCCGACGCCGGTCACCACACGCGTCGTGCAGATGGATCCCGGTCCGACGCCGACCTTGACCGCGTCGGCGCCCGCGTCGACGAAGGCCTGCGCGCCCTCCCGGGTCGCGACGTTGCCGCCGATCACCTGCACGTGGCGGGTCGCGGGGTCGGTCTTGAGCCGCTGCACCATGTCGAGCAGCAGTCGGACGTTGCCGTGGGCGGTGTCGGCGACGAGGACGTCGACGCCGGCCTCGACCAGCGTCGTCGCCCGCTC
This genomic interval from Nocardioides euryhalodurans contains the following:
- a CDS encoding succinic semialdehyde dehydrogenase translates to MSSQHPEGGPLTDGPADPEHDPTASYGLEPGYVRRLTDRIVSTTRETAPLHSPLGGQPLAHVPQSSDDDVARAFERARRAQQEWARRSIDERAAALLRLHDLILDRQDEIIDLICWESGKARKHAFDEPLHVALTARYYARTAHEHLDTRRKLGVVPGLTRVEVNRLPKGVVGIISPWNYPFTMALCDGLPALLAGNAVVAKPDAQTMLSALLGAELLEEAGFPRDLWQVVAGPGSKVGTSIIQRADYVCFTGSTTTGRLIATQCAERLIGCSLELGGKNPMLVLRDADVERAAEGAVRASFSNAGQLCVSMERLFVADQVYDRFVERFVSRTEAMTLGATLDWGNDMGSLISADQLETVTRHVEDAVAKGARLLTGGRARPDLGPYFFEPTILEGVTPDMACFGDETFGPVIALYRFHDEADAVARANEGSYGLNASIYSRDGARARTIARHVLCGTVNINEAFGATFASIDSPMGGMRESGMGRRQGSEGIHRYTESQSVATQRLIRFAPMLGMSDETYGKVMTAQLRLMKKLGRA
- the glpD gene encoding glycerol-3-phosphate dehydrogenase — translated: MTSALSPAARADALVAMAATTADQPLDVLVVGGGITGAGVANDAATRGLSVGVLEQRDLASGTSSRSSKLLHGGLRYLEMLDFGLVREALQERGLQLTRLAPHLVRPVPFLYPLHRTRERPYVGAGLALYDAMATFGKYDMGVPRHRHLFRRQVARIAPDLRTDELTGAIRYYDCQVDDARLVVTIARTAASYGAHVATRVRVTGFLREGERVVGVRATDLETGQDLEVRARVVINAAGVWTDEIQELAAAGQLHVRASKGIHLVVPRDRIRSECGLITRTETSVLFVIPWGDHWIIGTTDTAWDLDKAHPAASRADIDYLLGHVNTVLRDPLDHDDVEGVYAGLRPLLSGESEPTSRISREHTVTEPAPGLVLIAGGKLTTWRVMARDAIDAVVDQLEDTQAPVRTCITDRVPLAGAAGFEARTNQRVMLSRRSGLALAQVDHLLGRFGGLIDEVLELIRLRPELGEPLAGTEVYLAAEVVYAVTHEGARHLDDVLTRRTRMSIEAFDRGTAAARPAAELMAGELGWDAARTEEEVDHYLRRVEAERQSQQMPTDQEADEARVRAPDIV
- a CDS encoding NAD(P)H-binding protein, coding for MTAPEPDPRRVLVLGATGYVGSRLVPALLAAGHQVIASSSRPPQPAAYDWGSEVEWRRCDATDADQVAAALEGVDALCYLVHSLDGPRFDERDRVAAATVAEGVRRSGVRRLVYLSGLLPERSAHDLSPTSPRGTRSRRSSRPRTARR
- a CDS encoding SRPBCC family protein, whose amino-acid sequence is MATFTSTRRDVADVPHPVDAVWGLLADPAAVARMTPMVASIDVDDRGRWVWCLQRVPLPGHRLDLTMVEEMTFTPQTRIDFTHGPLGGDRGRAGAEGHYLLEPVADGTRLEIELTVSAELPIPGLARRAVETAMRQVLNQMGNRFAANMLRELGTRDPGAR
- a CDS encoding GuaB3 family IMP dehydrogenase-related protein, whose translation is MSEIEIGRAKRGRRAYSFDDIAIVPSRRTRDPEEVSVAWQIDAYRFELPVLAAPMDSVMSPATAIAFGRMGGLGVLNLEGLWTRYEDPNDLLEEVAGLQGADATYRMQEIYAEPIKPELITARLNEIRDAGVTVAGSLSPQRTKEYAKTVVDAGVDMFVIRGTTVSAEHVSSQAEPLNLKEFIYELDVPVVVGGCATYQAALHLMRTGAAGVLVGFGGGAAHTTRTVLGLSVPMASAVADVAAARRDYMDESGGRYVHVIADGSIGRSGDIAKAVACGADAVMVGSPFARATDAPGRGFHWGGEAHHPQLPRGERVEFAPVGTLEEILFGPSRVADGTMNLIGALRRSLATTGYTELKEFQRVEVVVQ
- a CDS encoding pre-peptidase C-terminal domain-containing protein, encoding MRRALTGALGLAVVAGLTITTTSTAAPDRDRLSPAQREALDAGLQVAPKGSAGAGKGVGLNPYLANLPSLGDADYFTWNKRMRAAGERRADSGALRANRRAATRAMTGEALAPPFVHDEEEPAGTAGSNDTWQDAEPIPEFGTTRSRNHRVRVLGELADLTGPAPDEIEVVEDNGSIPLATDTGIEGTGAVETAATLGDGPHGSAGDGTNDFEFFAMDVADGQSIIASTIGSPAGTDTVLAVYDAEGAPLAAVDDSAGTLASELTYTPEEPGTYYVLVAGYDFFGPLPNDPFDSGSGNGGADEGGYVLDISVQQLDRDFYSVRLRPGDTVGAVGNGSAQTLAVTTPSGEDRVGGTNTDASSLYPPTSPLPGGGNTTVAYVAEEAGWYAVEVSGGTGDYDVVVEAYRPGAEVDRSRRTQTVLLDFAPGRVNTGTWGGPGVREVSPFAAFLPLWDIPRSQARQVEKRVLAQVRANLQREVQRGGLNPDVNVEVVNARGNRDLIGEENVSRIYIAGTIDQTGLPTIGVAQYIDPGNFGHQDEAIVLLDVLSEPAGPVSSLNTFMDASSDRVAFVSAAVGNVTGHEVGHTIGSYHTDNANDVHNMMDSGGENFAENLYGVGPDGIGGTADDENIRFVTDVYSPVEGFTGLEDTLNVAAWAYSGR
- a CDS encoding TetR/AcrR family transcriptional regulator, producing MTTKRRYDTTGRRAAAEERRWRIAGVAADLFTRQGWSATTIAGVAEAAGVSPELVSGAFGGKAGLFMAAFRHASLGHGGTLPTALAALHLDDEPDVAARLDRIVAFACETLAGMAPLVPVLSFGADQDDELRALMVGAEQRHAQTAEDVVRLLATGPVRDDAVDEVYVLTRAEAYLALVHQRGWSSEHYARWLRRSLLAAVAPDPGA
- the guaB gene encoding IMP dehydrogenase, coding for MEVPEKFAALGLTYDDVLLLPGHSDLAPSDIDTTTRLTREISLRAPLVSAAMDTVTESRMAIAMARQGGLGVLHRNLSIQDQAYQVDLVKRTQTGIISNPVTIGPDATLEELDRICGEYRVSGLPVVDVDDRLLGICTNRDLRFTPVAEWATTKVDEVMTRMPLVTGRVGIAREEATALLRKHKRERLPLVDDEGRLGGLITVKDFVKSEQFPHASKDGDGRLMVGAAIGYFGDAWERATTLVEAGVDVLVADTAHGNVRLLLDMVQRLKTDPATRHVQVIGGNVATREGAQAFVDAGADAVKVGVGPGSICTTRVVTGVGVPQVTAVYEASLAARAAGVPVIADGGMKHSGEIAKAIVAGADAVMVGSLLAGCEESPGDLVFVNGKQYKSYRGMGSLGAMSSRGKKSYSKDRYFQAEVTSDDQIVPEGIEGQVAYRGPLSAVAHQLIGGLTQSMFYVGARTIPELQEKGRFVRITSASLTESHPHGVQMTVEAPNYTGR